The window GTGCAGGTCATGCACGCCGACGATCCCGTCGACCCGGCGAATGCGATCCTGAACGCGCTCGACGTTGACGTGCGCTGGGACGCTTTCGAGCAGCACGTCGCTGGCTTCGAGAACGATGCGCACCACGCCGACGACGATAACGGCTGCAATCCCAATCGAGAGCAATGGGTCGATCCACGACCAGCCGAAGCGCCAGATCACGAGCGCCCCGAGGATGACGCCGAACGACGAGAGCGCGTCGCCGAGCACGTGCAGCGTCGCCGCGCGCATGTTCAGGTTCTCGTGCATCTTGCGCGCCAGCACGATGCTGAGCGCAGCATTCACGATCAGCGCGAACGCAGCGAATGCCGCCATCAACGGACCTTCGGGAATAACCGGGTTCATCAACCGGCGCACCGCCTCGACGACGATGAACACCGTGATCGCAAAGAGTAAGCCGCCGTTGAGCAGTGCCGCAAGAATTTCGGTGCGCCCGAAACCGAAGGTTTGGCGCCGTGTTGCGGGCCGCGAAGCGAGATGCATCGCGGCTAGTGCAATCAGCAGGGCGATCGCATCCAAGAACACGTGCGCGCTATCGGTCAGGAGCGCAAGCGAGTGCGCAAGAAATCCGCCCGCGCACTCGATCGCAGCAACGAGCGTGGTCGCGATGAACGCCACGCGCAGCGTCATGACACGACCGCCTTGAATCCTAGGATTGCGAGCATTACGCCAAACGTCACGAACGTGCGCGTCTCCGCGCGCACGATGACGCCGGCATCATAGGAGCCCATCCGTGACGCGGACGCTTTTGGAATGCGCGGCCAGACGCGCGCCACGCGTGAAGCATACTCATCAAAGCTCGCGCCGAACGTCGCCCGCAGAAAATTCTCTTCGTGCGGCACGATCGTTATGTAGATGGCGAGCATCATAGCCAAGCTGATCACAATGAGCACGTAGCGGTCCGTCTCGGAGTTGTTCCCGGTGAACGCGATTGCGAAGCCCAACGCCGTGAGAAAGTTTCCGATATAAAGCGGATTGCGAACGTAGGCGTATGGCCCGGCGGTGACGAGCTGCGGCGCCGTCACCTGATCGGCACGCGTCGTCGTTCCCGAATAGCCGACCGCCCAGCAGCGAATCGCCTCGCCTGCAAGCGCGAGCGGCAGCCCGGCGAGAATTGACGTTAGGTTCGGCTTTCCGAAAATCGCCAGAATGAGCGCCGGGATCGCAAGCAGCGCGCCGCGGTTCTTAAAGACGAAGGCACGAACGCCCATCAGGCGGGGACTTCTGCGCGCGCTTCCTCGTAGACTTCGCGTAGCGAATCCGCAAGGCTGATGCGCGGCGACCATCCGGTCGTGCGCTTGAGTTTGCTCGGATCGCCAACCGAGCGCAGCACTTCGCCGCTTGTGCGCATCAGCTCGGGATCCTCACGAATCTCGACCGGTACGCCCGCAATGTTGACGAGCCGCCGCAAGACCTCGCGCATTTTGACGGCCTGTCCGCTGCAAACGTTGTAGACTTCGCCGCTCGAGCCCCGATCCGCAAGTGCAATGTACGCGGCGACGACGTCGCGCACGTCGAGAAAATCGCGTTCGCTCTCGACGTTGCCGACGTTGAGCACGCGATCTTGTCCACTTGCAATCTTCGCCAGACGGTGCGCGAAGGCGGGGACCGCGAAGCGCGCATCTTGTCCGGCGCCGATGTGATTGAATGCTCGCGAGATGACGGCATCGATCCCGTACGAGTGATGCCAGCCAAGAACCAGCGCTTCGCCGGCAGCTTTCGAGGCTGCGTACGGATTGGTGGGACGCGGCGGAAGCGTTTCGCGCAGCGGCATGTCCTCTTGCGAACGGCGCCCGTAAACTTCGGCAGAACTGACGAACAGCAATCGCGGCTTGAGTTCGCGCAAGGCTTCGAGCAGATACGCCGTACCGTCGACGTTTACGCGATACGTCGTCACAGGATCTTCGATCGAAACCGGAACGAACGACTGTGCCGCAAGATGATAGACGACCTCAGGCTGCACCATCTCGACGACGGCGCGAACGTTCTCGGCGTCGGTTAGATCGAGTGGGAGATGTTGATCGTCGCCGTGCGAGGGCGCAGCGGAAATGACGTCGTCACCACGCTCGCGCAACGCAGCAACAAGTCGCCGCCCAACAAAGCCACTCCCCCCGGTAACCAAAACTCGCATACGGCTACGTTACGCTTGTCATCCCGAGCGTAGGCGCGTAGCGCCGTCGAGGGACAGCCACGATCACAAGACGGGCGTCAGCGCTCGCAAACGCGCGACATCGGCACGAACCATCATCTCGGCAAGCTCCTCGACTGGAACCTTTGGCTCCCAACCCAAGATGCGCTTCGCTTTAGACGGATCACCGACGAGCATGTCGACTTCCGCGGGACGATAGAAGCGCGGATCGACGACGACATACTTCTCCCAGTCCAAGTCGACGCACGCAAATGCCAAGCGGACGAACTCTTTGACCGTGTGTGTGCGGCCCGTCGCGAGCACAAAATCTTCGGGCGTGTCGTGCTGCAGCATCATCCACATACCGCGCACGTAGTCGAGCGCGTAGCCCCAATCGCGCTTTGCGTCGAGGTTCCCGAGTCGCAATTCTTTCGCAAGGCCAAGCTTGATGCGAGCGACACCGTCACTGATCTTGCGGGTCACAAACTCTTTGCCGCGACGCGGAGAGTTGTGAATTATGCATTCACCGACGCCCGCGTGAAATCGTTGCGAACCCGTCTGAAGATCGTACAGCCAATCATCATAGCCAGGAAGATCTACTTTACGCTTAACTTCTGCACGGTCTTTGAGCATATGCGCACCAACACCGTTGGCGTTCGGAGACCGCAGGTTGATCGAGTAGAAGGGGCCCGGCCTCTCAGGCGGGCCGACCTCGACATTGAGGATGCACGCTTGCTTCAACGCTCTCGACATCCACCACAAACCCATTGCGAGGACTGGCGAGTTCGTCGACTTGAGACCGTCCGTCGCGTTGTAGCCCTCGAGGAAAGCCTTCCATGCGCTCTCGTCGGAATTTAGGATCACGCGAGGAACCCTCTTGAATCCCGTCTCGGTGTAACACTCCTCGCGTAGCCATTCGATGTAGCGGCCGGCTCCGTTAAGTGCCAGCGCCCCAATTATGCGGCCGGGAACAAACCCTGAAGACGTTGCGCTGTACGTTGTAAAGCCACACGTCACTCGCTCCCAAGCCCCCGCGAAATACTCACGAAGACGCGGATCGCGGTTCGTGAACTTCGCGTGCGCGCCGCCGCCTTCTTTGGTATAGGCGCTGCAATCGCCGACAAAAGCTCCCAACATCCACGCCTCGTCGAGCGTAATCGACGTTCGACTGGGGACTTCCGGAAGCAATGCCTGCTGCACGCGATCACCAACGGCAACATCACGATTCATCCGTTCACCGTCGGCCATGAAGACGACGTGATCTCCCGTTGTCGTGACAGTGCCACAGCGAGCTTCGATACGAGCTACGTTCTTGTCTACGAAGTTCCGACCGGTCCGGCGGTACGCTGTCGCACCAAGTACCTGTGTAAATTGCTCTCCGTCCCAGACCTCGAGATCGGAGAAATCGAAGCGCTGATGCGTTGCACCCTTTTCTCGAACGCTGACGACCTCTTCGATCGGAACGATATCGACAAAGCCGTTCCTACGAATTATGACCGGCGTGTTTCCCGGGACGGACTCGTGATTGAAGCAAATTCCGCTTGCGGCAAAGATGTCGAAGCTCTCACGGTAGTTGACCGTAATGTAGTGGCCGTAGACCTTCGCGACGCCGTACGGGCTACGCGGATGAAACGGCGTGTTCTCGGTTTGCGGAACCTCGCGTACTTTACCGAACATCTCGGAGCTCGAGGCTTGATAGAAGCGAATCTTCGGATCGACCGCACGGATCGCTTCGAGTACGCGCGTGACGCCGAGCGCCGTAAATTCGCCGGTGAGTACCGGTTGCGTCCACGAGGTCGGAACGAACGACTGCGCCGCGAGATTATAAATTTCATCGGGGCGGATCGTTGCAACGATCGTCGTGATCGAGCTTTGATCGAGCAGATCGCCCGAGACGATCTCGACGCGGTCAACGATGTGCTCGATGCGTTCGTGTACGTCGGTGCTCGAACGCCGCGTCATCCCGGCGACACGATACCCTTGCTCTAACAAGAATTCGGCCAGGTACGATCCGTCCTGGCCGGTGATTCCGGTTATCAGCGCAGTTTTCACGAAGCTCAGTTCATCATCAAGACGTTTTCGCCGGTCTCATCGAACAGGAACCGCGTCTCGTACATGTCGGTCCCGTCGTCGCGGACGATCTTCGATTGTATCGTCAAGCGATGCATCGGCTTGTTCTGATAACGAACGAGGCCCGAATAGAAGAATTGCACCAGCGGCGTCGACTTGCCGTCAGGGTTCGCGAGCCGGTTGCGCGCCACGAGCATATCGAGCAGTTTGCGCTGCAGCACCATCGGAATCAGGCGCTGCGCGTCGTCCTCGCTCATCTTGACCGCGACGAGCTCTTCTTGCGCCTTATTCGTTTCCTCGGGGGGTTTGTCCGAAGAGTAGCGCATTATGGCGTCCCAGTCGTCGGCCGGAATGCCCGAGTAGCGAACGCCGAAGCGCGTCACCGCTTTGCCCGCGTGCGTGACCTTGTCTTTCCAAACCGGCTTCACGCGCATGCGCACCGTGCGTTGATCGAGAGTCGCGCGCACTTCGAATTCGGGCTGTTCGACGTCGGTCTGCGTCAAAAAGCACATTCCGCCGGCGCTGATGTCGAGGCCGATGGCAGGATGCATCGTCTGACCGCCGTCCATCGTGTAGGTCGCGCGATAGCCTTTTTTCTTACGCGGAAATTTCCGGCGGTTAACCTCTTTACCGGTAAACCACGCCAGCAGCTCGGGAAGGGGCATTTACTGTGCGATTCTGGACCGCACGCCACTGGGCCCTGCGGCGGTCAGGCGAGGAATTTGCTGAGCCCGCGTGGTGCGTCGCTGTCAACACCGGCGGCGCGCCCCACGAAGAGCGCCAGCGCCTGCCCGGTGACCAGCCACGCCAGCGTATTGAACGCTTCGGGGGTCTTTGGCCCCAAGAGGGGGAGCTCGCCGAGCTTCGCGCCGATCACGAAGCGCAACGCGCCGGCGGCCTCTGCCTCACGCATCGGACGCTCGACGATATCGCGCGAGGTCTCGTCGAGGATGCCGATCAGCGTGCACGATTTGTCGAGGATCGCGGAGCTGCCATGACGGAACTCTCCCGCCGGAAACCCCTCGGCGTGCACGTAGGTGGCTTCTTTCATCTTCAGCGCAAGTTCGTAAGCGATCGGCACGCTGTAACCGGCACCCACGATCGCGACGGCGCGCGAGCGCGCGACGGACTGTGCCATCGTATCGACCTCGTGCCAACCATCGCTCGCGAACCAGCGTTCGACGTCGTCTGCGGTTTGGCGCAAGGTCTGTGCGGTGCGGTTACGATGTCCCGCGATCAGCGCAGCGCTCCACAGCAGAATCGCGGCCATTGCCGTGACGCTCTTGCTGGCGGGGACCGCCGTCTCGGGACCTGCGCTGACATCGATCGCAAGCGAGGCGCGCGCTGCGAGCGGCGAATCGGCCACATTGGTGAGCGCGACGGTTGCCCGGGGCGTCAAGATATCGAGCGCGCTCAGCAAATCGCTCGAGCGTCCGCTTTGCGAAAGCGCAACGACGCAGCCGTTGCGATAGACCTCACGATCGAAGCGTGCTTCGGTCGCGGCGAGTGCGCTTGCTGCGATGCCGCGACGCCGAAGCGCTAGCGCGCCGAGCTGCGCGACGAACAGCGAGCTTCCGCTTCCGACCAAACACACGGGTCCGCTGCCGATCGCACGTGCCAACTCTTCGGCCTTTGAGGAGTCCGCAATCCGGCGCCACACCAAGGGCTGCTCGCGAATCTCGCGCTCGAATCGTTCGCCCGGCATCTAACTCCTAATCAAACGCGAAAGCAATTGACCTTCAAAACGATCGAGATCGTCATCGTCGCCGGTCCAGTCGTCCACCATGAACGCGAACGTGATCGTGCCGTGGCGCGTCGGCATCAGATAACCGGCGAGCGAGCTTGCGAAAAGACGATTGCCGTCCTTCGCGTAGGTCCGGCCCCGCGCCGGCATCCCGGCGAACGAGTTGCGAATCGTCCCGCGCACGCCGGCGAGCGGCAATGCAGCCACAATCGTGTCGCGGTTCGAGCTGCGCCAATCGACTTGAAAAACGTGCACGAGCGTGTGCGGCGAGAGCCGATCGTAGATCGAAACGCCCGAACCGTCGTAAATCGCGGTGTTGAGCGCGGGATTTATTCCGATCGAACGCAGCCAGCGCTCTTCATGTTTCGCGCCGTTCCCCGCCGTGCCGGGTATTCCGTGCGCAGCGACGCCCATCGACTTGATCAGCATTTCGGCGATCAGATTGTCGCTCGGATACCACATTGAAGCTAGGTATTGCGTGAGCGGTTTGGACTCGTGCGTCCACACGACGTGATATGCGCTTGGCGGCGGACGTACGTAAACGTCGCTCGGGATGACGTCCGGGAGCGAGACGCCGCGCGTACGCAGGTCGCGCGCGAGAATCGCAAGCGCAACGTGTTCGGGATCGACGCGCGGCTGGCGATCGGCGACGTTATCCTGATAGCACAGCGCCGTTAGCGCCGGCGCGTACGCTTCACCGATGTCGTCGAGCGTCCAGCCGTATCCGTAACGTTCCTGATCGAAGCGGCTCGTATCCGCGTCAATCTCGGAAATCGGCCCGAAGTTCGCAGCCGCGACCGCGGCGGCCGCATCATCGAGATCGCTCGCGCTCAAGAGCGGATCGCCGCCGCCGATCAGCACCAGCTTCGTCGTCGTCCCGTCCGTAAGCGTCGCGACTTGCGTCGTGAACGTGAAGTTCGGCCCCAGCATCGCAAGGGCGCTTGACCCGGTGATCACCTTGAGCGTGCTGGCCGGCATGAATGCATCGTCGGACTTATGCGCGTACAGCACGCGCCCACTGCGCGTGTCGACCGCGAGAAAACCGACGTGCGCTCCGCGCAGGGTCTTGGCCGTCGCTAGCATGCGATCGACGTTCGCGTGGAGTTTCGCAATCTGCGCGGGCGTCCACGGCAATACCGCGAGCAACAGCGCCAGAAACGCGATCATGCAGCGCGCTCGATGAGCCGGCGGGCGATGAACGTCGCGACCTCGCTAGGCAGCGTTCCGCGCCCGAACCCGGCGTCATAGCCGAGCTCAGCGGCCAGCAGATTCGTGACGCGCGGACCGCCGCACAAGAGCAGAATGCGATCGCGTATGCCGGCTTCTTCGAGACGTTCGGCGAGCGCGGTGAAGTTGAGGACGTCGCTGCCTTTTTGCGTGACGACCTGCGAGGCGAGGATGACGTCGAGCTCGCGCTCGCGCGCAATGCGCACCATATCTTCAACTGCGACCTGCGCGCCGAGGTTGAGCGTTTCGAACATCGCGTAACGCTCGAGCCCGTAGTCGCCTTTGTAGCCTTTCATATTAAGGATCGCGTCGATTCCGACCGTGTGCGCGTCGGTACCGATGCACGCACCCGCGACGCGGACTTTGCGCCCAAAGCGCTCGCGCAAGAGTCCGTCGACCTCTTCCATTGCCATCGGCCGTTCGCGCGGAATGGCAGCCGCGATGTTGTCGACCGCGACCGATGCCTTCGTGCGCGCGTACACGACGAAGAACGAAAAGCCGCGCGCGATCTCGCGCCCTTCAGCCACCGCAACGTCGGTGAACCCCATTTGCGCGACGAGCCGGCGCGCAGCTTCGTCCGCTGCTTCGCTCCACTCGAGCGGCAACGTGAAACTCAACTGAACGACGCCGTCGTCCTTGGTGTCACCGTAGGGACGAACGTTCATGCTCGGACCGCGGCCCCTCTGTCATCCCGAGCGTAGGGCCACGCTGTGGCCCGAAGTCGAGGGACCGTTCCAATCGCGCAGGCAGCGAAACGATGCGCCAAGGCCGAGGGCTCGATCGTGCCCGCAAATCGCAAAGATCGTTGCGCTACCCGAATCACTTCAGCCGTCCCTCGACTACGTTCGCTGCGCTCACTACGCTCGGGATGACAAACATGCGTGGCGCTACGCTCGGGATGACAAACATGCGTGGCGCTACGCTCGGGATGACAAACATTCTTGGCGCTACGCTCGGGATGACACCAACGTGATTCGCAGCATGAGGCGGCCCGCAGCTTGTCCCGAGCGCAGCGTAGCGAAGTCGAGGGGCGCGAAATCGACTGCGCGTTGCAATCGAACTTGCGCCAGATCATCGCGCCACCGAAGCGTGCAGGTTGGACAGGGAATAACTCGTGCTTCTACCACCTGCGGGATCCTTTTTGAGGATCCCCTTTTCAACGAGTGCTTCAATGTCGCGTAGCGCTGTGTCGTGAGATGCTTTTGTCATTTTTGCCCATTTCGTGGACGTCAGCTTACCTTCGAATCCGTCCAATAGGTTGTTGACCATGATCCGCTGCCGCTCGTTCAGCGACGCGTCGCGGTGAACTTCCCAAAAATTCGCCTTTGACAGAACGTCTTTCAGTTCTGTCTCGGCTGCTTCGAATGCGCGGCCGAGACAGCTGAGGAACCAATCGAGCCAAGGCGTGACGTCAAGATCACCCTTTTGCATTGCTTCGAGCAGATCATAGTACTTGTCGCGCTCCTTACGTATTTGCGATGACATGCTGTAGAAGCGCTGCGACGTTTGCTCGGACCTAGTCAGCAGCAGGTCGGTGATAGCGCGCGCGATGCGACCGTTGCCGTCCTCGAATGGATGAATCGTCACAAACCAAAGATGAGCAATGCCTGCCTTCAGGACGATATCCATGTCCCCGGCTTCGTTGAACCACCGCAGAAAGGAACGCATCTCGTCATCGACGCGATCGGCGATAGGCGCCTGATAATGAACCTGTTTTCGGCCGATCGGTCCGGATACCACTTGCATCGGACCGTCTGCGTCCGTCCGCCACGCACCCACGCTGATCTTGTGAATCCCACTGTGTCCGGTTGGAAAAAGCGCCGCATGCCAACCAAAGAGCCGCGCCTCCGTCAAAGGCTCGCTATATCGTTGCGTCGCGTCGAGCATCATCTCGACGACGCCATCGACGTTCCGGTCGGCTGGAGTTAAGGCGCCGATATCGACGCCGAGACGACGCGCGATGGACGATCGTACTTGATTCTTGTCGAGCCTCTCGCCTTCGATCTCGTTCGATTTGAGAATTTCTTCCGTTAGGCTCTCGAGGGTCGCCTCGGTTTGGAGCGTGAAGCCAAGCGCCGTCATTCTACCAAGCAAGCGCCCTTGCAGATGCCGGACGGCAGCTAGGTGACCAGCCAGCCGTTCTGAGTTCATCCGGAAATTCGGCCATTCCGGACGCTCGTGGATATATCGCGGCGGCAATATACGCATAACTTGCGTATATTATATCACTTTTCTGCGCAGGGGCAATTATTCTACGCAGATTTTGCGTCGATTAAGGCCCTTATTCTACGCAAGAGCGAATTCAGCAGTCGGCCTGGCGATTGTCGGGCCAAGCCCCCACGGCATAAGCATTGTAGACTTGCTCACGATCGTATCGCGATTTCTCGTCATCCCGAGCGTAGGGCCCCCCGATTGTGTCATCCCGAGCGTAGGGCTCCCCGATTGTGTCATCCCGAGCGTAGGGGCCCCCCGATTGTGTCATCCCGAGCCTAGGGCTCCCGATTGTGTCATCCCGAGCGTAGGGCCACGCAGTGGCCCGAAGTCGAGGGACCGTTCCAATCGCGCAGGCAGCGAAACGATGCGCCAAGGCCGAGGGCTCGATCGTGCTCGCAAATCGCAAAGATCGTTGCGCTACCCGAATCACTTCAGCCGTCCCTCGACTACGTTCGCTGCGCTCACTACGCTCGGGATGACAAACCTCCGTGGCGCTACGCTCGGGATGACAAACATGCGTGGCGCTACGCTCGGGATGACACCAACGTGATTCGCACCCTGAGGCGGCCCTTTGCGCGAAATCGACTGCCCGTTGCAAT of the Candidatus Baltobacteraceae bacterium genome contains:
- a CDS encoding cation diffusion facilitator family transporter, translating into MTLRVAFIATTLVAAIECAGGFLAHSLALLTDSAHVFLDAIALLIALAAMHLASRPATRRQTFGFGRTEILAALLNGGLLFAITVFIVVEAVRRLMNPVIPEGPLMAAFAAFALIVNAALSIVLARKMHENLNMRAATLHVLGDALSSFGVILGALVIWRFGWSWIDPLLSIGIAAVIVVGVVRIVLEASDVLLESVPAHVNVERVQDRIRRVDGIVGVHDLHVWTLGTGNYALSAHILLPDRSISDATQILQSVDRAMRDEFAISHVTVQFECQSCAADERIVCTQLQPK
- a CDS encoding isoprenylcysteine carboxylmethyltransferase family protein translates to MGVRAFVFKNRGALLAIPALILAIFGKPNLTSILAGLPLALAGEAIRCWAVGYSGTTTRADQVTAPQLVTAGPYAYVRNPLYIGNFLTALGFAIAFTGNNSETDRYVLIVISLAMMLAIYITIVPHEENFLRATFGASFDEYASRVARVWPRIPKASASRMGSYDAGVIVRAETRTFVTFGVMLAILGFKAVVS
- a CDS encoding GDP-mannose 4,6-dehydratase produces the protein MRVLVTGGSGFVGRRLVAALRERGDDVISAAPSHGDDQHLPLDLTDAENVRAVVEMVQPEVVYHLAAQSFVPVSIEDPVTTYRVNVDGTAYLLEALRELKPRLLFVSSAEVYGRRSQEDMPLRETLPPRPTNPYAASKAAGEALVLGWHHSYGIDAVISRAFNHIGAGQDARFAVPAFAHRLAKIASGQDRVLNVGNVESERDFLDVRDVVAAYIALADRGSSGEVYNVCSGQAVKMREVLRRLVNIAGVPVEIREDPELMRTSGEVLRSVGDPSKLKRTTGWSPRISLADSLREVYEEARAEVPA
- a CDS encoding GDP-mannose 4,6-dehydratase gives rise to the protein MKTALITGITGQDGSYLAEFLLEQGYRVAGMTRRSSTDVHERIEHIVDRVEIVSGDLLDQSSITTIVATIRPDEIYNLAAQSFVPTSWTQPVLTGEFTALGVTRVLEAIRAVDPKIRFYQASSSEMFGKVREVPQTENTPFHPRSPYGVAKVYGHYITVNYRESFDIFAASGICFNHESVPGNTPVIIRRNGFVDIVPIEEVVSVREKGATHQRFDFSDLEVWDGEQFTQVLGATAYRRTGRNFVDKNVARIEARCGTVTTTGDHVVFMADGERMNRDVAVGDRVQQALLPEVPSRTSITLDEAWMLGAFVGDCSAYTKEGGGAHAKFTNRDPRLREYFAGAWERVTCGFTTYSATSSGFVPGRIIGALALNGAGRYIEWLREECYTETGFKRVPRVILNSDESAWKAFLEGYNATDGLKSTNSPVLAMGLWWMSRALKQACILNVEVGPPERPGPFYSINLRSPNANGVGAHMLKDRAEVKRKVDLPGYDDWLYDLQTGSQRFHAGVGECIIHNSPRRGKEFVTRKISDGVARIKLGLAKELRLGNLDAKRDWGYALDYVRGMWMMLQHDTPEDFVLATGRTHTVKEFVRLAFACVDLDWEKYVVVDPRFYRPAEVDMLVGDPSKAKRILGWEPKVPVEELAEMMVRADVARLRALTPVL
- a CDS encoding PilZ domain-containing protein, which translates into the protein MPLPELLAWFTGKEVNRRKFPRKKKGYRATYTMDGGQTMHPAIGLDISAGGMCFLTQTDVEQPEFEVRATLDQRTVRMRVKPVWKDKVTHAGKAVTRFGVRYSGIPADDWDAIMRYSSDKPPEETNKAQEELVAVKMSEDDAQRLIPMVLQRKLLDMLVARNRLANPDGKSTPLVQFFYSGLVRYQNKPMHRLTIQSKIVRDDGTDMYETRFLFDETGENVLMMN
- a CDS encoding SIS domain-containing protein — translated: MPGERFEREIREQPLVWRRIADSSKAEELARAIGSGPVCLVGSGSSLFVAQLGALALRRRGIAASALAATEARFDREVYRNGCVVALSQSGRSSDLLSALDILTPRATVALTNVADSPLAARASLAIDVSAGPETAVPASKSVTAMAAILLWSAALIAGHRNRTAQTLRQTADDVERWFASDGWHEVDTMAQSVARSRAVAIVGAGYSVPIAYELALKMKEATYVHAEGFPAGEFRHGSSAILDKSCTLIGILDETSRDIVERPMREAEAAGALRFVIGAKLGELPLLGPKTPEAFNTLAWLVTGQALALFVGRAAGVDSDAPRGLSKFLA
- a CDS encoding D-alanyl-D-alanine carboxypeptidase translates to MIAFLALLLAVLPWTPAQIAKLHANVDRMLATAKTLRGAHVGFLAVDTRSGRVLYAHKSDDAFMPASTLKVITGSSALAMLGPNFTFTTQVATLTDGTTTKLVLIGGGDPLLSASDLDDAAAAVAAANFGPISEIDADTSRFDQERYGYGWTLDDIGEAYAPALTALCYQDNVADRQPRVDPEHVALAILARDLRTRGVSLPDVIPSDVYVRPPPSAYHVVWTHESKPLTQYLASMWYPSDNLIAEMLIKSMGVAAHGIPGTAGNGAKHEERWLRSIGINPALNTAIYDGSGVSIYDRLSPHTLVHVFQVDWRSSNRDTIVAALPLAGVRGTIRNSFAGMPARGRTYAKDGNRLFASSLAGYLMPTRHGTITFAFMVDDWTGDDDDLDRFEGQLLSRLIRS
- a CDS encoding OAM dimerization domain-containing protein encodes the protein MNVRPYGDTKDDGVVQLSFTLPLEWSEAADEAARRLVAQMGFTDVAVAEGREIARGFSFFVVYARTKASVAVDNIAAAIPRERPMAMEEVDGLLRERFGRKVRVAGACIGTDAHTVGIDAILNMKGYKGDYGLERYAMFETLNLGAQVAVEDMVRIARERELDVILASQVVTQKGSDVLNFTALAERLEEAGIRDRILLLCGGPRVTNLLAAELGYDAGFGRGTLPSEVATFIARRLIERAA
- a CDS encoding Fic family protein; translated protein: MRILPPRYIHERPEWPNFRMNSERLAGHLAAVRHLQGRLLGRMTALGFTLQTEATLESLTEEILKSNEIEGERLDKNQVRSSIARRLGVDIGALTPADRNVDGVVEMMLDATQRYSEPLTEARLFGWHAALFPTGHSGIHKISVGAWRTDADGPMQVVSGPIGRKQVHYQAPIADRVDDEMRSFLRWFNEAGDMDIVLKAGIAHLWFVTIHPFEDGNGRIARAITDLLLTRSEQTSQRFYSMSSQIRKERDKYYDLLEAMQKGDLDVTPWLDWFLSCLGRAFEAAETELKDVLSKANFWEVHRDASLNERQRIMVNNLLDGFEGKLTSTKWAKMTKASHDTALRDIEALVEKGILKKDPAGGRSTSYSLSNLHASVAR